A stretch of the Ostrea edulis chromosome 9, xbOstEdul1.1, whole genome shotgun sequence genome encodes the following:
- the LOC125660070 gene encoding uncharacterized protein LOC125660070, giving the protein MDDICSDFEEIPENLHIHPYMFEPPVRSNRNVNTQESSEESEDDICNDEKIDRRRNTIWCECGICEVMETRTECICCAEIPVIEELRESSDLECITQHRTFIDNCLNPRVLEVSLYDFIQREGPLDDNETINETYRHIAYRRFVLWIGHRLGRRNRKVLPACAVTTIRRTFPSEHREEGWHMGFDS; this is encoded by the exons ATGGACGACATCTGTTCCGATTTTGAGGAAATTCCCGAGAATCTTCACATTCACCCTTATATGTTTGAACCACCGGTGCGTTCAAATAGGAATGTAAATACCCAAGAaagtagcgaggaaagcgaggaTGACATCTGCAATGATGAGAAAATTGATCGCCGTCGGAACACTATTTG GTGCGAGTGTGGGATTTGTGAAGTGATGGAGACCAGAACAGAATGCATATGCTGTGCTGAGATTCCAGTCATAGAGGAGCTTCGAGAGTCGAGTGACCTTGAATGCATCACACAACACAGAACTTTCATAGACAATTGTTTGAATCCACGAGTACTGGAAGTCAGTCTTTATGACTTCATTCAAAGAGAGGGGCCTTTGGATGACAATGAAACCATTAATGA AACATACAGACACATTGCATATCGCCGGTTTGTCCTCTGGATAGGGCATCGACTCGGACGGAGGAATCGTAAAGTTTTGCCAGCATGTGCTGTCACAACAATTCGCAGGACATTCCCATCAgagcacag GGAGGAAGGCTGGCATATGGGCTTTGATTCCTAA